A single window of Carassius gibelio isolate Cgi1373 ecotype wild population from Czech Republic chromosome A19, carGib1.2-hapl.c, whole genome shotgun sequence DNA harbors:
- the LOC127935521 gene encoding hyccin isoform X1 — protein sequence MSAMDHGVVEEWLSEFKTLPETAVSSYAASLKDKGSLVPALYKVIRENYSDLLEPVCHQLFEFYRSGEPRLQRFTLQFLPELVWSYLSVTAARDPHCSGCIEALLLGIYNLEIVDKDGQSKVLSFTIPSLSKPSIYHEPSSIGSLALTEGALANHGLSRVVYSGPHLQRETFTAQNRFEVLTFLLLCYNAALSYVSISSLQSLCQLSSRVCICGYPRQQVRRYKGISSRLMVTSEFLVQLITGIHFALCNGELELGSRALDDVLYRAQLELFPEALLVGNAIKSSLHGASLKANKEGARSIQVEITPTAPRISRNAVTSLSIRGHRWKRHDAVDLGSPDELTEISEVDEGICTQASAAPSSPPTIVISSSGGKLSGKGLRRLTGRSSRDKDKDKEAASGSDQLTRKQAAVRAMSENLELLSLKRLTLTASQSVPKSGSLSLSRTASAVFSRSFEQVSNVLAVASPSSNHVAEADHGGVAYLEHLSPAHQHRQRSPTISVHVTSDL from the exons ATGTCGGCCATGGATCACGGCGTGGTGGAGGAGTGGCTGTCTGAGTTTAAG aCTCTTCCAGAGACGGCCGTCTCCAGCTACGCCGCCTCTCTGAAGGACAAGGGCTCTCTGGTTCCTGCGCTTTATAAAGTCATACGAGAGAATTACAGTGAC CTGCTGGAGCCGGTGTGTCATCAGTTGTTTGAGTTTTACCGCAGCGGCGAGCCACGTTTACAGCGCTTTACTCTGCAGTTTCTGCCGGAGCTGGTTTGGAGTTACCTGTCAGTGACGGCGGCACGAGATCCTCACTGCAGCGGCTGCATCGAGGCGCTCCTGTTGGGCATCTACAACCTG gaaaTCGTCGATAAAGATGGCCAGAGTAAAGTCCTGTCCTTCACCATCCCTTCCTTATCGAAGCCATCGATTTATCACGAG CCGTCTTCCATTGGCTCTCTGGCCTTGACAGAAGGAGCCTTAGCCAATCACGGTCTGAGTCGTGTGGTGTACAGCGGCCCCCACCTGCAGCGCGAGACCTTCACCGCGCAGAACAG gtttGAAGTGCTGACGTTTCTGCTGCTGTGTTATAATGCGGCTCTGAGCTACGTGAGCATCTCGTCTCTGCAGTCTCTGTGTCAGCTCAGCTCCAG GGTGTGTATCTGTGGTTATCCTCGGCAGCAGGTGCGCCGCTATAAAGGCATCAGCTCGAGGCTCATGGTCACCTCAGAGTTCCTCGTTCAGCTCATCACCGGCATTCATTTCGCTCT gtgtaacGGTGAGCTGGAGCTGGGTTCGAGGGCTCTGGATGATGTGTTGTACCGAGCGCAGCTGGAGCTCTTCCCCGAGGCGCTGCTG GTTGGAAACGCCATCAAGTCGTCTCTCCACGGCGCGTCTCTGAAGGCCAATAAAGAGGGAGCCCGCTCCATCCAGGTGGAGATCACCCCCACGGCCCCCCGAATCTCCCGCAACGCCGTCACCAGCCTCTCCATCCGCGGACACCGCTGGAAACGCCACG ATGCAGTGGATCTGGGTTCCCCGGATGAGCTGACGGAGATCTCGGAGGTGGACGAGGGCATCTGCACACAAGCGTCCGCCGCTCCGAGCAGCCCTCCGACCATCGTCATCAGCAGCAGCGGCGGGAAACTGAGCGGGAAGGGTCTGCGCCGCCTGACGGGCCGCTCCAGCAGAgacaaggacaaggacaaggaGGCGGCCTCCGGCTCGGATCAGCTGACACGCAAACAGGCCGCGGTCCGCGCCATGAGCGAGAACCTGGAGCTGCTGTCACTCAAGCGGCTGACGCTGACCGCCAGCCAATCAGTGCCCAAGAGCGGCTCTCTGAGTCTGTCACGCACCGCCAGCGCAGTCTTCTCACGCTCCTTCGAACAGGTCAGCAACGTCCTCGCTGTGGCCAGCCCCTCGTCCAATCACGTCGCAGAAGCAGACCACGGGGGCGTGGCTTATCTGGAACACctaagccccgcccaccagcACCGGCAGCGCTCGCCCACCATCAGTGTccatgtgacctctgacctgtga
- the LOC127935521 gene encoding hyccin isoform X2 produces MSAMDHGVVEEWLSEFKTLPETAVSSYAASLKDKGSLVPALYKVIRENYSDLLEPVCHQLFEFYRSGEPRLQRFTLQFLPELVWSYLSVTAARDPHCSGCIEALLLGIYNLEIVDKDGQSKVLSFTIPSLSKPSIYHEPSSIGSLALTEGALANHGLSRVVYSGPHLQRETFTAQNRFEVLTFLLLCYNAALSYVSISSLQSLCQLSSRVCICGYPRQQVRRYKGISSRLMVTSEFLVQLITGIHFALCNGELELGSRALDDVLYRAQLELFPEALLVGNAIKSSLHGASLKANKEGARSIQVEITPTAPRISRNAVTSLSIRGHRWKRHESQEDSVESPDPCVTGPIPEISVTGAIGERLLNGEALRSRTEGEALGGATELGVDPRGQEVRRQKSVRRHLEDGTPSAGRVHF; encoded by the exons ATGTCGGCCATGGATCACGGCGTGGTGGAGGAGTGGCTGTCTGAGTTTAAG aCTCTTCCAGAGACGGCCGTCTCCAGCTACGCCGCCTCTCTGAAGGACAAGGGCTCTCTGGTTCCTGCGCTTTATAAAGTCATACGAGAGAATTACAGTGAC CTGCTGGAGCCGGTGTGTCATCAGTTGTTTGAGTTTTACCGCAGCGGCGAGCCACGTTTACAGCGCTTTACTCTGCAGTTTCTGCCGGAGCTGGTTTGGAGTTACCTGTCAGTGACGGCGGCACGAGATCCTCACTGCAGCGGCTGCATCGAGGCGCTCCTGTTGGGCATCTACAACCTG gaaaTCGTCGATAAAGATGGCCAGAGTAAAGTCCTGTCCTTCACCATCCCTTCCTTATCGAAGCCATCGATTTATCACGAG CCGTCTTCCATTGGCTCTCTGGCCTTGACAGAAGGAGCCTTAGCCAATCACGGTCTGAGTCGTGTGGTGTACAGCGGCCCCCACCTGCAGCGCGAGACCTTCACCGCGCAGAACAG gtttGAAGTGCTGACGTTTCTGCTGCTGTGTTATAATGCGGCTCTGAGCTACGTGAGCATCTCGTCTCTGCAGTCTCTGTGTCAGCTCAGCTCCAG GGTGTGTATCTGTGGTTATCCTCGGCAGCAGGTGCGCCGCTATAAAGGCATCAGCTCGAGGCTCATGGTCACCTCAGAGTTCCTCGTTCAGCTCATCACCGGCATTCATTTCGCTCT gtgtaacGGTGAGCTGGAGCTGGGTTCGAGGGCTCTGGATGATGTGTTGTACCGAGCGCAGCTGGAGCTCTTCCCCGAGGCGCTGCTG GTTGGAAACGCCATCAAGTCGTCTCTCCACGGCGCGTCTCTGAAGGCCAATAAAGAGGGAGCCCGCTCCATCCAGGTGGAGATCACCCCCACGGCCCCCCGAATCTCCCGCAACGCCGTCACCAGCCTCTCCATCCGCGGACACCGCTGGAAACGCCACG agtCTCAGGAGGACAGTGTAGAGTCCCCTGACCCCTGCGTGACGGGGCCCATCCCTGAGATTAGTGTAACGGGGGCCATCGGCGAGCGGCTGCTCAACGGAGAGGCTCTGCGCAGCAGGACGGAGGGGGAGGCGCTAGGGGGCGCCACAGAGCTGGGGGTCGACCCTAGAGGTCAAGAGGTCAGGAGGCAGAAGTCTGTGCGGAGGCACCTAGAGGACGGGACGCCCTCCGCGGGGCGGGTTCACTTCTAG